The Halichoerus grypus chromosome 15, mHalGry1.hap1.1, whole genome shotgun sequence genome includes a window with the following:
- the PRX gene encoding periaxin isoform X1, giving the protein MVVPGALGAPADLAPVDVEFSFPKFSRLRRGLKAEAAKGPVPAAPTRRRLQLPRLRVREVAEEAQAARQAVAVPSPRKAKVEAEVAAGARFTAPQVELVGPRLPGAEVGVPQVSAPKGLGEVALHLPTRGLGAPAAPAAEPAALGIQVPQVELPTLPSLPTLPTLPCLETREGAAAVTVPTLDVVAPVVGVDLALPGAGVEARGEAPEVALKMPRLSFPRFGARAKEVTEAKVAKGSPEARVKGPRLRMPTFGLSLLEPRSAVAEAAVESKLKLPTIKMPFGLGVSAPEVKMPKGPEVKLPKAPEVKLPKAPEVKLPKVPEAALPDVQLPEVGLPKVSEMKLPKVPEMAVPEVRLPEVQLPKVPEMKLPKVPEMAVPDVQLPGVQLPTVPEMKLPEVKLPKVPEMAVPDVHLPEVQLPKVPEMKLPKMPEMAVPDVRLPDVQLPKVSEMKLPKVPEMAVPDVHLPEVQLPKVSEMKVPDVKLPEMKLPEIKLPKVPEMAVPDVHLPEVQLPKVSEMRLPEMQVPKVPEVHLPKAPEVKLPKAPGVQLKAERAEGMEFGFKMPKMTVPKLGRAESPSRGKPGEAGAEVSGKLVTLPCLQPEVGPEARVGVPSLTLPSVELDLPRALSLEGQVPAAEVGKVERAEGRGAAAGVGEAAFRMPSVEIVTPQLPTVEVEEGRLEVMEMKVKPSSKFSLPKFGLSGPKVAKAEAEGAGRATKLKVSKFAISLPKARAGTEAESKGAGEAGLLPALDLSIPQLSLDAHLPTGKVEVAGADVKVKGPRFGLPKFGVRGRDAEAGELAPGVAELEGKGWGWDGKVKIPKLKMPSFGLARGKEAEIQGGRVSPGEKPESVAGQLKIPEVELVTLGAQEEGRAEGAVAVSGVRLSGPQVSVTRPAGTEGQEGALRMPQGISLPQVELPGFGEAGLGTTAGQQVKGAAPSAEGTAGCRVQVPQATLSLPGAQVAGGELLVGEGVFKMPAVSVPQLELDVGLGREAQVGEAATGEGGLRLKMPTLGARAEAREGGPGDQSPGAERTFHLSLPDVELSPPAVGSHAEYQVAEGDGEAGHKLKVRLPRFGLVRAKEGVEEGEKTKSPKLRLPRVGFSQSEAVTGEGSPSPEEEEEEGGGEGASGRRGRVRVRLPRVGLASPSKASRGQEDEAAPKSPGGEKSPKFRFPRVSLSPKARSGSGDQEEGGFRVRLPSVGFSETGAPGPARMEGAQAAVV; this is encoded by the coding sequence atggtggTGCCCGGGGCCCTGGGGGCCCCTGCAGACCTGGCCCCTGTTGACGTCGAATTCTCCTTTCCCAAGTTCTCCCGGCTGCGTCGGGGCCTCAAAGCCGAGGCTGCCAAGGGTCCCGTCCCAGCTGCCCCAACCCGCCGACGCCTCCAGCTGCCTCGGCTGCGCGTCCGAGAAGTGGCGGAAGAGGCCCAGGCGGCCCGGCAGGCCGTTGCTGTTCCTTCCCCAAGGAAAGCCAAAGTGGAGGCCGAGGTGGCAGCAGGAGCCCGTTTCACAGCCCCCCAGGTGGAGCTGGTTGGGCCCCGGCTGCCAGGTGCCGAGGTGGGTGTCCCCCAGGTCTCCGCCCCCaaggggctgggagaggtggCCCTCCACCTGCCAACCCGTGGACTAGGAGCCCCCGCTGCACCTGCTGCGGAGCCCGCGGCCCTAGGGATCCAGGTCCCCCAAGTGGAGCTGCCCACCTTGCCCTCGCTACCCACTCTGCCCACACTTCCCTGCCTGGAGACCCGGGAAGGGGCCGCGGCAGTGACGGTGCCCACCCTGGATGTGGTGGCGCCTGTCGTAGGGGTGGACCTGGCCTTGCCGGGTGCGGGGGTGGAGGCCCGAGGAGAGGCACCTGAGGTGGCCCTGAAGATGCCCCGCCTCAGTTTCCCCCGCTTTGGGGCTCGAGCAAAGGAAGTCACCGAGGCCAAGGTGGCCAAGGGCAGCCCTGAGGCCAGGGTGAAGGGGCCTAGACTTCGGATGCCCACCTTCGGGCTTTCGCTCCTGGAGCCCCGGTCGGCTGTCGCCGAAGCTGCTGTTGAGAGCAAGCTAAAGCTGCCCACCATCAAGATGCCCTTTGGCCTTGGGGTCTCGGCCCCTGAGGTCAAGATGCCCAAGGGGCCTGAGGTGAAGCTCCCGAAGGCTCCTGAGGTGAAGCTCCCGAAGGCTCCTGAGGTGAAGCTCCCGAAGGTGCCGGAGGCAGCCCTTCCGGACGTGCAACTCCCAGAGGTGGGACTCCCCAAAGTGTCAGAGATGAAGCTCCCGAAGGTGCCCGAGATGGCCGTGCCGGAGGTGCGGCTCCCCGAAGTGCAGCTGCCGAAAGTCCCCGAGATGAAGCTCCCGAAGGTGCCCGAGATGGCCGTGCCCGACGTGCAGCTCCCCGGCGTGCAGCTCCCCACAGTCCCCGAGATGAAGCTCCCCGAGGTGAAGCTCCCGAAGGTGCCCGAGATGGCCGTGCCCGACGTGCATCTCCCCGAAGTGCAGCTCCCCAAAGTCCCCGAGATGAAGCTCCCGAAGATGCCCGAGATGGCCGTGCCTGACGTGCGGCTCCCCGACGTGCAGCTGCCGAAGGTCTCGGAGATGAAGCTCCCCAAGGTGCCCGAGATGGCCGTGCCCGACGTCCACCTCCCCGAGGTGCAGCTGCCGAAGGTCTCGGAGATGAAAGTCCCTGACGTGAAGCTCCCCGAGATGAAACTGCCGGAGATAAAACTCCCCAAGGTGCCCGAGATGGCCGTGCCCGACGTCCACCTCCCCGAGGTGCAGCTGCCGAAGGTCTCGGAGATGCGGCTGCCAGAAATGCAGGTGCCCAAGGTCCCAGAGGTGCATCTTCCGAAGGCGCCCGAGGTGAAGCTGCCCAAGGCTCCAGGGGTACAGCTAAAAGCAGAGCGGGCAGAGGGGATGGAATTTGGCTTCAAGATGCCCAAGATGACCGTGCCTAAGCTAGGGAGGGCAGAGTCCCCATCGCGAGGCAAGCCAGGTGAGGCAGGGGCTGAGGTCTCCGGGAAGCTGGTGACACTTCCCTGTCTGCAGCCGGAGGTGGGTCCTGAGGCTCGTGTGGGTGTCCCCTCTCTCACACTGCCCTCCGTGGAGCTAGACCTGCCGCGGGCCCTCAGCCTGGAGGGGCAGGTCCCAGCAGCCGAAGTGGGCAAGGTGGAGCGGGCAGAGGGCCGTGGGGCGGCCGCAGGGGTCGGGGAAGCAGCCTTCCGGATGCCCTCTGTTGAGATCGTCACTCCGCAGCTGCCCACGGTGGAAGTCGAGGAAGGGCGGCTAGAGGTGATGGAGATGAAAGTCAAGCCCTCCTCCAAGTTCTCCCTGCCCAAGTTTGGACTCTCGGGGCCCAAAGTGGCCAAGGCAGAGGCTGAGGGGGCCGGGCGAGCCACCAAGCTGAAGGTGTCCAAGTTCGCCATCTCACTGCCCAAGGCCCGAGCGGGGACTGAGGCTGAGTCcaaaggggcaggggaggcaggccTGCTGCCCGCCCTCGATCTGTCCATCCCACAGCTCAGCCTGGATGCCCATCTGCCCACAGGCAAGGTGGAGGTGGCAGGGGCTGATGTCAAGGTCAAGGGGCCCAGGTTTGGCCTGCCCAAGTTTGGGGTCAGAGGCCGGGACGCTGAGGCGGGAGAACTAGCGCCAGGGGTGGCCGAGCTGGAGGGCAAGGGCTGGGGTTGGGATGGGAAGGTGAAGATCCCCAAGCTGAAGATGCCCTCCTTTGGGTTGGCTCGAGGGAAGGAAGCTGAAATCCAGGGTGGGCGTGTCAGCCCGGGAGAAAAGCCAGAGTCCGTGGCTGGGCAGCTCAAGATCCCTGAGGTGGAGCTGGTCACACTGGGGgcccaggaggaagggagggccgAGGGGGCGGTGGCTGTCAGTGGGGTACGGCTATCAGGCCCGCAAGTGTCCGTGACCAGGCCGGCAGGCACTGAGGGCCAGGAGGGGGCGCTGAGGATGCCCCAAGGCATCTCCCTGCCCCAGGTAGAGCTGCCTGGCTTCGGGGAGGCCGGCCTGGGCACCACCGCTGGGCAGCAGGTCAAGGGTGCAGCCCCGTCAGCGGAGGGCACAGCGGGCTGCAGGGTCCAGGTGCCTCAGGCGACCTTGTCTCTGCCTGGAGCCCAGGTGGCAGGTGGCGAGCTGTTGGTGGGTGAGGGCGTCTTCAAGATGCCCGCTGTGTCCGTGCCCCAGCttgagctggacgtggggctggGCCGAGAGGCGCAGGTGGGGGAGGCAGCCACAGGTGAGGGTGGCTTGAGGCTGAAGATGCCCACGCTGGGGGCCAGAGCTGAGGCCAGGGAAGGGGGGCCCGGAGACCAGTCCCCGGGGGCCGAGCGCACCTTCCACCTCTCACTGCCCGACGTGGAGCTCTCGCCACCCGCCGTGGGCAGCCATGCTGAGTACCAGGTGGCCGAGGGCGACGGGGAGGCCGGACACAAGCTCAAGGTGCGGCTGCCCCGGTTTGGCCTGGTTCGGGCCAAGGAGGGCGTTGAGGAGGGTGAGAAGACCAAGAGCCCCAAACTCAGGCTGCCCCGAGTGGGCTTCAGCCAGAGCGAGGCGGTCACTGGGGAAGGCTCCCCCAgccctgaggaggaggaggaggagggcggtGGGGAAGGGGCCTCTGGGCGCCGAGGCAGAGTCCGGGTCCGCTTGCCCCGCGTGGGCCTGGCCAGCCCTTCCAAGGCCTCTCGGGGCCAGGAGGACGAGGCAGCCCCCAAGTCTCCTGGTGGGGAGAAGTCGCCCAAGTTCCGCTTCCCCCGGGTGTCCCTAAGCCCCAAGGCCCGGAGTGGGAGTGGGGACCAGGAAGAGGGTGGATTCCGGGTCCGGCTGCCCAGCGTGGGGTTTTCGGAGACAGGGGCTCCGGGCCCTGCCAGGATGGAGGGGGCTCAGGCTGCAGTCGTCTGA
- the PRX gene encoding periaxin isoform X2, producing the protein MEARSRSAEELRRAELVEIIVETEAQTGVSGINVAGGGKEGIFVRELRKDSPAARSLSLQEGDQLLSARVFFENFKYEDALRLLQCAEPYKVSFCLKRTVPTGDLALRPGTVAGYEIKGPRAKVAKLNIQSLSPVKKKKMVVPGALGAPADLAPVDVEFSFPKFSRLRRGLKAEAAKGPVPAAPTRRRLQLPRLRVREVAEEAQAARQAVAVPSPRKAKVEAEVAAGARFTAPQVELVGPRLPGAEVGVPQVSAPKGLGEVALHLPTRGLGAPAAPAAEPAALGIQVPQVELPTLPSLPTLPTLPCLETREGAAAVTVPTLDVVAPVVGVDLALPGAGVEARGEAPEVALKMPRLSFPRFGARAKEVTEAKVAKGSPEARVKGPRLRMPTFGLSLLEPRSAVAEAAVESKLKLPTIKMPFGLGVSAPEVKMPKGPEVKLPKAPEVKLPKAPEVKLPKVPEAALPDVQLPEVGLPKVSEMKLPKVPEMAVPEVRLPEVQLPKVPEMKLPKVPEMAVPDVQLPGVQLPTVPEMKLPEVKLPKVPEMAVPDVHLPEVQLPKVPEMKLPKMPEMAVPDVRLPDVQLPKVSEMKLPKVPEMAVPDVHLPEVQLPKVSEMKVPDVKLPEMKLPEIKLPKVPEMAVPDVHLPEVQLPKVSEMRLPEMQVPKVPEVHLPKAPEVKLPKAPGVQLKAERAEGMEFGFKMPKMTVPKLGRAESPSRGKPGEAGAEVSGKLVTLPCLQPEVGPEARVGVPSLTLPSVELDLPRALSLEGQVPAAEVGKVERAEGRGAAAGVGEAAFRMPSVEIVTPQLPTVEVEEGRLEVMEMKVKPSSKFSLPKFGLSGPKVAKAEAEGAGRATKLKVSKFAISLPKARAGTEAESKGAGEAGLLPALDLSIPQLSLDAHLPTGKVEVAGADVKVKGPRFGLPKFGVRGRDAEAGELAPGVAELEGKGWGWDGKVKIPKLKMPSFGLARGKEAEIQGGRVSPGEKPESVAGQLKIPEVELVTLGAQEEGRAEGAVAVSGVRLSGPQVSVTRPAGTEGQEGALRMPQGISLPQVELPGFGEAGLGTTAGQQVKGAAPSAEGTAGCRVQVPQATLSLPGAQVAGGELLVGEGVFKMPAVSVPQLELDVGLGREAQVGEAATGEGGLRLKMPTLGARAEAREGGPGDQSPGAERTFHLSLPDVELSPPAVGSHAEYQVAEGDGEAGHKLKVRLPRFGLVRAKEGVEEGEKTKSPKLRLPRVGFSQSEAVTGEGSPSPEEEEEEGGGEGASGRRGRVRVRLPRVGLASPSKASRGQEDEAAPKSPGGEKSPKFRFPRVSLSPKARSGSGDQEEGGFRVRLPSVGFSETGAPGPARMEGAQAAVV; encoded by the exons GAGACCAGCTGCTCAGCGCCCGTGTGTTCTTCGAGAACTTCAAGTACGAGGACGCGCTACGCCTGCTGCAATGTGCCGAGCCTTACAAGGTCTCCTTCTGCCTGAAGCGCACTGTGCCCACTGGGGACCTGGCGCTGCGGCCTGGCACCGTGGCTGGCTACGAGATCAAGGGCCCACGGGCCAAGGTGGCCAAGCTG aacATCCAGAGTCTGTCCCctgtgaagaagaagaagatggtggTGCCCGGGGCCCTGGGGGCCCCTGCAGACCTGGCCCCTGTTGACGTCGAATTCTCCTTTCCCAAGTTCTCCCGGCTGCGTCGGGGCCTCAAAGCCGAGGCTGCCAAGGGTCCCGTCCCAGCTGCCCCAACCCGCCGACGCCTCCAGCTGCCTCGGCTGCGCGTCCGAGAAGTGGCGGAAGAGGCCCAGGCGGCCCGGCAGGCCGTTGCTGTTCCTTCCCCAAGGAAAGCCAAAGTGGAGGCCGAGGTGGCAGCAGGAGCCCGTTTCACAGCCCCCCAGGTGGAGCTGGTTGGGCCCCGGCTGCCAGGTGCCGAGGTGGGTGTCCCCCAGGTCTCCGCCCCCaaggggctgggagaggtggCCCTCCACCTGCCAACCCGTGGACTAGGAGCCCCCGCTGCACCTGCTGCGGAGCCCGCGGCCCTAGGGATCCAGGTCCCCCAAGTGGAGCTGCCCACCTTGCCCTCGCTACCCACTCTGCCCACACTTCCCTGCCTGGAGACCCGGGAAGGGGCCGCGGCAGTGACGGTGCCCACCCTGGATGTGGTGGCGCCTGTCGTAGGGGTGGACCTGGCCTTGCCGGGTGCGGGGGTGGAGGCCCGAGGAGAGGCACCTGAGGTGGCCCTGAAGATGCCCCGCCTCAGTTTCCCCCGCTTTGGGGCTCGAGCAAAGGAAGTCACCGAGGCCAAGGTGGCCAAGGGCAGCCCTGAGGCCAGGGTGAAGGGGCCTAGACTTCGGATGCCCACCTTCGGGCTTTCGCTCCTGGAGCCCCGGTCGGCTGTCGCCGAAGCTGCTGTTGAGAGCAAGCTAAAGCTGCCCACCATCAAGATGCCCTTTGGCCTTGGGGTCTCGGCCCCTGAGGTCAAGATGCCCAAGGGGCCTGAGGTGAAGCTCCCGAAGGCTCCTGAGGTGAAGCTCCCGAAGGCTCCTGAGGTGAAGCTCCCGAAGGTGCCGGAGGCAGCCCTTCCGGACGTGCAACTCCCAGAGGTGGGACTCCCCAAAGTGTCAGAGATGAAGCTCCCGAAGGTGCCCGAGATGGCCGTGCCGGAGGTGCGGCTCCCCGAAGTGCAGCTGCCGAAAGTCCCCGAGATGAAGCTCCCGAAGGTGCCCGAGATGGCCGTGCCCGACGTGCAGCTCCCCGGCGTGCAGCTCCCCACAGTCCCCGAGATGAAGCTCCCCGAGGTGAAGCTCCCGAAGGTGCCCGAGATGGCCGTGCCCGACGTGCATCTCCCCGAAGTGCAGCTCCCCAAAGTCCCCGAGATGAAGCTCCCGAAGATGCCCGAGATGGCCGTGCCTGACGTGCGGCTCCCCGACGTGCAGCTGCCGAAGGTCTCGGAGATGAAGCTCCCCAAGGTGCCCGAGATGGCCGTGCCCGACGTCCACCTCCCCGAGGTGCAGCTGCCGAAGGTCTCGGAGATGAAAGTCCCTGACGTGAAGCTCCCCGAGATGAAACTGCCGGAGATAAAACTCCCCAAGGTGCCCGAGATGGCCGTGCCCGACGTCCACCTCCCCGAGGTGCAGCTGCCGAAGGTCTCGGAGATGCGGCTGCCAGAAATGCAGGTGCCCAAGGTCCCAGAGGTGCATCTTCCGAAGGCGCCCGAGGTGAAGCTGCCCAAGGCTCCAGGGGTACAGCTAAAAGCAGAGCGGGCAGAGGGGATGGAATTTGGCTTCAAGATGCCCAAGATGACCGTGCCTAAGCTAGGGAGGGCAGAGTCCCCATCGCGAGGCAAGCCAGGTGAGGCAGGGGCTGAGGTCTCCGGGAAGCTGGTGACACTTCCCTGTCTGCAGCCGGAGGTGGGTCCTGAGGCTCGTGTGGGTGTCCCCTCTCTCACACTGCCCTCCGTGGAGCTAGACCTGCCGCGGGCCCTCAGCCTGGAGGGGCAGGTCCCAGCAGCCGAAGTGGGCAAGGTGGAGCGGGCAGAGGGCCGTGGGGCGGCCGCAGGGGTCGGGGAAGCAGCCTTCCGGATGCCCTCTGTTGAGATCGTCACTCCGCAGCTGCCCACGGTGGAAGTCGAGGAAGGGCGGCTAGAGGTGATGGAGATGAAAGTCAAGCCCTCCTCCAAGTTCTCCCTGCCCAAGTTTGGACTCTCGGGGCCCAAAGTGGCCAAGGCAGAGGCTGAGGGGGCCGGGCGAGCCACCAAGCTGAAGGTGTCCAAGTTCGCCATCTCACTGCCCAAGGCCCGAGCGGGGACTGAGGCTGAGTCcaaaggggcaggggaggcaggccTGCTGCCCGCCCTCGATCTGTCCATCCCACAGCTCAGCCTGGATGCCCATCTGCCCACAGGCAAGGTGGAGGTGGCAGGGGCTGATGTCAAGGTCAAGGGGCCCAGGTTTGGCCTGCCCAAGTTTGGGGTCAGAGGCCGGGACGCTGAGGCGGGAGAACTAGCGCCAGGGGTGGCCGAGCTGGAGGGCAAGGGCTGGGGTTGGGATGGGAAGGTGAAGATCCCCAAGCTGAAGATGCCCTCCTTTGGGTTGGCTCGAGGGAAGGAAGCTGAAATCCAGGGTGGGCGTGTCAGCCCGGGAGAAAAGCCAGAGTCCGTGGCTGGGCAGCTCAAGATCCCTGAGGTGGAGCTGGTCACACTGGGGgcccaggaggaagggagggccgAGGGGGCGGTGGCTGTCAGTGGGGTACGGCTATCAGGCCCGCAAGTGTCCGTGACCAGGCCGGCAGGCACTGAGGGCCAGGAGGGGGCGCTGAGGATGCCCCAAGGCATCTCCCTGCCCCAGGTAGAGCTGCCTGGCTTCGGGGAGGCCGGCCTGGGCACCACCGCTGGGCAGCAGGTCAAGGGTGCAGCCCCGTCAGCGGAGGGCACAGCGGGCTGCAGGGTCCAGGTGCCTCAGGCGACCTTGTCTCTGCCTGGAGCCCAGGTGGCAGGTGGCGAGCTGTTGGTGGGTGAGGGCGTCTTCAAGATGCCCGCTGTGTCCGTGCCCCAGCttgagctggacgtggggctggGCCGAGAGGCGCAGGTGGGGGAGGCAGCCACAGGTGAGGGTGGCTTGAGGCTGAAGATGCCCACGCTGGGGGCCAGAGCTGAGGCCAGGGAAGGGGGGCCCGGAGACCAGTCCCCGGGGGCCGAGCGCACCTTCCACCTCTCACTGCCCGACGTGGAGCTCTCGCCACCCGCCGTGGGCAGCCATGCTGAGTACCAGGTGGCCGAGGGCGACGGGGAGGCCGGACACAAGCTCAAGGTGCGGCTGCCCCGGTTTGGCCTGGTTCGGGCCAAGGAGGGCGTTGAGGAGGGTGAGAAGACCAAGAGCCCCAAACTCAGGCTGCCCCGAGTGGGCTTCAGCCAGAGCGAGGCGGTCACTGGGGAAGGCTCCCCCAgccctgaggaggaggaggaggagggcggtGGGGAAGGGGCCTCTGGGCGCCGAGGCAGAGTCCGGGTCCGCTTGCCCCGCGTGGGCCTGGCCAGCCCTTCCAAGGCCTCTCGGGGCCAGGAGGACGAGGCAGCCCCCAAGTCTCCTGGTGGGGAGAAGTCGCCCAAGTTCCGCTTCCCCCGGGTGTCCCTAAGCCCCAAGGCCCGGAGTGGGAGTGGGGACCAGGAAGAGGGTGGATTCCGGGTCCGGCTGCCCAGCGTGGGGTTTTCGGAGACAGGGGCTCCGGGCCCTGCCAGGATGGAGGGGGCTCAGGCTGCAGTCGTCTGA
- the HIPK4 gene encoding homeodomain-interacting protein kinase 4 has protein sequence MATIQSETDCYDIIEVLGKGTFGEVAKGWRRSTGEMVAIKILKNDAYRNRIIKNELKLLRCMRGLDPEEAHVIRFLEFFHDALKFYLVFELLEQNLFEFQKENNFAPLPARHIRTVTLQVLRALARLKELTIIHADLKPENIMLVDQTRCPFRVKVIDFGSASIFSEVRYVKEPYIQSRFYRAPEILLGLPFCEKVDMWSLGCVMAELHLGWPLYPGNNEYDQVRYICETQGLPKPHLLHAARKAHHFFKRNPHPDAGNPWQLKSSADYLAETKVRPLERRKYMLKSLDQIETVNGGGAASRLPFADREALAEHADLKSMVELIKRMLTWESHERISPSAALRHPFVSMQQLRSAHETTRYYQLSLRGCRLSLQVEGKPPTPVTAAAEDGPPYHRLAEEEEAVGMGSAVGSGPFFCEKAPGVQRAIDQLDDLSLQEVGRGLWGESRADVVPDMLAPLKAAAAGRRVPDSGPEPILAFYGSRLAGRHKARKPPAASKSDSNFSNLIRLSQASPEDEGPCRGSGWAEGERLGASAELPTLPQRDGDGPDIKDMTMDADRPGPELFDPSSCPGEWLSEPDWTLEGVRGPRAQGLPPRHAHLHGPPRATSFLQHVGGHH, from the exons ATGGCCACCATCCAGTCCGAGACCGACTGCTATGACATCATCGAGGTGCTGGGCAAGGGCACCTTCGGGGAGGTGGCCAAGGGCTGGCGGCGAAGCACCGGCGAGATGGTGGCCATCAAGATCCTCAAGAACGACGCCTACCGCAACCGCATCATCAAGAACGAGCTGAAGCTACTGCGCTGCATGAGGGGTCTGGACCCAGAGGAGGCCCACGTCATCCGCTTCCTCGAGTTCTTCCACGACGCCCTCAAGTTCTACCTGGTCTTCGAGCTGCTAGAGCAAAACCTTTTCgaattccagaaggagaacaACTTCGCACCCCTCCCTGCCCGCCACATCCGCACGGTCACCCTGCAGGTGCTCAGAGCCCTGGCCCGGCTCAAGGAACTGACCATCATCCATGCTGATCTCAAGCCCGAGAACATCATGCTGGTGgaccagacccgctgccccttcagGGTCAAG gTGATTGACTTTGGCTCAGCCAGCATTTTCAGCGAGGTGCGCTATGTCAAGGAGCCATACATTCAGTCGCGCTTCTACCGGGCCCCCGAGATTCTGCTGGGGCTGCCCTTCTGCGAGAAGGTGGACATGTGGTCACTGGGCTGTGTCATGGCCGAGCTGCACCTGGGCTGGCCCCTCTACCCGGGCAACAACGAGTACGACCAGGTGCGCTACATCTGTGAGACCCAGGGCTTGCCCAAGCCCCACCTGCTGCACGCCGCCCGCAAGGCCCACCACTTCTTCAAGCGCAACCCCCACCCCGATGCCGGCAACCCCTGGCAGCTCAAGTCCTCGGCCGACTACCTGGCTGAGACCAAG GTGCGCCCCCTGGAGCGCCGCAAGTACATGCTCAAGTCACTGGACCAGATCGAGACGGTGAACGGTGGCGGGGCGGCCAGTCGGCTGCCCTTCGCGGACCGCGAGGCGCTGGCGGAGCACGCCGACCTCAAGAGCATGGTCGAGCTGATCAAGCGCATGCTGACGTGGGAGTCGCATGAGCGCATCAGCCCCAGCGCCGCCCTGCGCCACCCCTTCGTGTCCATGCAGCAGCTGCGCAGTGCCCACGAGACTACCCGCTATTACCAGCTCTCCCTGCGGGGCTGCCGCCTCTCGCTGCAGGTGGAGGGCAAGCCGCCCACGCCGGTGACAGCTGCGGCGGAAGACGGGCCCCCCTACCACCGtctggctgaggaggaggaggccgtGGGCATGGGCAGCGCGGTGGGCAGCGGGCCCTTCTTCTGCGAGAAGGCGCCGGGCGTGCAAAGGGCCATTGATCAGCTGGACGACCTGAGCCTacaggaggtggggcgggggctgTGGGGCGAGAGCCGAGCCGACGTGGTTCCTGACATGCTGGCCCCCCTCAAGGCCGCTGCCGCGGGCCGCCGTGTGCCCGACTCGGGCCCCGAGCCCATCCTGGCCTTCTATGGCAGCCGCCTGGCAGGCCGCCACAAGGCCCGCAAGCCACCCGCAGCCTCCAAATCTGACTCCAACTTCAGCAACCTCATCCGGCTGAGCCAGGCCTCCCCTGAGGATGAGGGACCGTGCCGGGGCAGCGGCTGGGCAGAAGGAGAGCGCCTCGGGGCCTCCGCGGAGCTGCCCACCCTCCCGCAGCGGGATGGGGATGGACCAGACATCAAGGATATGACCATGGATGCTGAT AGGCCGGGCCCTGAGCTCTTCGACCCCAGCAGCTGCCCTGGGGAATGGCTGAGTGAACCAGACTGGACCCTGGAGGGTGTCAGGGGGCCGCGGGCTCAGGGGCTCCCACCCCGCCACGCTCACCTGCATGGCCCGCCCCGGGCCACCAGCTTTCTGCAGCACGTCGGTGGGCACCATTGA